Genomic window (Streptosporangium brasiliense):
GGGGCGAGATCCGCTTCCGGGGCACGGACCTGCTGAAGCTGACCGAGGAGGGCCGCTCCCAGGTCCGCGGCCAGCGGATCTCGATGATCTTCCAGGACGCGCTCTCCGCGCTGAACCCGGTCTTCACCGTGGGCTCGCAGATCGGGGAGATGTTCCGGGTGCACCGGGGCACCTCCCGGCGTGACGCCGAGAAGAAGGCCGTCGAGCTGATGGACCGGGTCCGCATCCCCGGCGCCAGGCAGCGGGTGCACGACTACCCGCACCAGTTCTCCGGCGGCATGCGCCAGCGCATCATGATCGCGATGTCGATCGCGCTCGACCCGGAGGTGCTGATCGCCGACGAGCCCACCACGGCGCTCGACGTGACGGTGCAGGCCCAGATCATGGAGCTCCTGGCCGAGCTGCAGCGCGAGAGCAACATGGGCCTGATCCTGATCACCCACGATCTCGGCGTGGTGGCCGACGTGGCCGACAAGATCGCGGTCATGTACGGCGGGCGGATCGTGGAGAACGCCCCCGTGCACGACATCTACCGGGCCCCCGCCCACCCGTACACCAAGGGTCTGCTGGACTCGATCCCCCGGGTCGACCAGAAGGGCCAGGAGCTGTACGCCATCAAGGGCATGCCGCCGAACCTGCTCGCGATGCCCTCGGGCTGTGCTTTCCACCCCCGGTGCCCCTACCGTCAGGACAACTGCGTCACCGACGCGCCGCCTCTCCACGAGATCGGCTCGACACGCAGCAGCGCCTGTCACTACTGGAGGGAGGTCCTCGATGGCAGCCACGGGTGAGCCGATCCTTGAGGTCCGCGACCTGGTCAAGCACTTCCCGCTGAACCAGGGCATCGTCATGAAGAAGCAGATCGGTGCGATCAAGGCCGTGGACGGGGTCTCCTTCGACCTGCGGCGCGGTGAGACGCTCGGCATCGTCGGCGAGTCCGGCTGCGGCAAGTCGACGCTGGCCAAGCTCCTGATGGCGCTGGAGCGGCCGACCTCCGGCTCGGTGAGGATCAACGGCCGGGAGATCGCCCAGGCCAGGGGCGGCGAGCTCAAGCGGGTCCGCCGCAACATCCAGATGGTCATGCAGGACCCCTACACGTCGCTGAACCCCCGGATGACCGTGGGCGACATCATCGGCGAGCCGTACGAGATCCACCAGGACGTCGTCCCCAAGGGGGACCGCCGCCGCAAGGTGCAGGAGCTGCTGGAGGTCGTGGGCCTCAACCCCGACCACGTCAACCGCTACCCGCACCAGTTCTCCGGCGGCCAGCGCCAGCGCATCGGCATCGCCCGGGGGCTGGCGCTCCAGCCGGAGATCATCGTCTGCGACGAGCCGGTGTCGGCGCTCGACGTGTCGATCCAGGCGCAGGTCATCAACCTGCTGGAGCGGCTGCAGAACGAGTTCGACCTCGCCTACATCTTCATCGCCCACGACCTGTCGGTGGTCCGTCACATCTCCGACCGGGTCGGTGTGATGTATCTGGGCAAGATGGTCGAGCTCGGCAAGGACACCGAGATCTACGATCGCCCCGCCCACCCCTACACCCAGGCGCTGCTGTCGGCGGTGCCGCTGCCCGACCCGGAGGGGCGCGAGCGGCGCGAGCGGATCATCCTCCAGGGCGACCCGCCGTCCCCGGCCAACCCGCCGTCGGGGTGCCGCTTCCGCACCAGGTGCTGGAAGGCGCAGGACATCTGCGCCGAACAGGAGCCGCTGCTGCAGATCCGGCCGGGCACCGCGCACGCCAGCGCCTGCCACTTCGCCGAGACCCACGACGTGGTGCACGTCTAGGGGCCATGTGCGCGAGCGTGGCGCGCGCCGGAGGGCACGGCGGGGCCCGCGGGATCCCGGAGAACGGAGAGGGCGACGCCCCCACATCGAGATGTGGGGACGCC
Coding sequences:
- a CDS encoding ABC transporter ATP-binding protein, translated to MKKTSTSVLPAEGALGDEPLLSVDDLHVEFVTRQGVVKAVNGVSYSLNPGETLAVLGESGSGKSVTAQAIMGILDMPPARIPRGEIRFRGTDLLKLTEEGRSQVRGQRISMIFQDALSALNPVFTVGSQIGEMFRVHRGTSRRDAEKKAVELMDRVRIPGARQRVHDYPHQFSGGMRQRIMIAMSIALDPEVLIADEPTTALDVTVQAQIMELLAELQRESNMGLILITHDLGVVADVADKIAVMYGGRIVENAPVHDIYRAPAHPYTKGLLDSIPRVDQKGQELYAIKGMPPNLLAMPSGCAFHPRCPYRQDNCVTDAPPLHEIGSTRSSACHYWREVLDGSHG
- a CDS encoding ABC transporter ATP-binding protein — protein: MAATGEPILEVRDLVKHFPLNQGIVMKKQIGAIKAVDGVSFDLRRGETLGIVGESGCGKSTLAKLLMALERPTSGSVRINGREIAQARGGELKRVRRNIQMVMQDPYTSLNPRMTVGDIIGEPYEIHQDVVPKGDRRRKVQELLEVVGLNPDHVNRYPHQFSGGQRQRIGIARGLALQPEIIVCDEPVSALDVSIQAQVINLLERLQNEFDLAYIFIAHDLSVVRHISDRVGVMYLGKMVELGKDTEIYDRPAHPYTQALLSAVPLPDPEGRERRERIILQGDPPSPANPPSGCRFRTRCWKAQDICAEQEPLLQIRPGTAHASACHFAETHDVVHV